The nucleotide sequence GGCGGCGGGCAACGGCTCACTGATGCGCGCGTCGACGGCCGCGGTCCGGTTCGCCCGCGACGGGCGGCACGCCACGATGGACGCGGCCCGCCGCATCGCCGCCCTCACGCACGGCGACCCCGCGGCGTGGGAGGGCACCGCGGTCTTCCACGAGCTCGTACGCGTCGCCCTGCACGGCGCCGACCCACTCGCCGCGCTCCCCGAGGTCCTCGAACTCGTCCACCCCGATCACCGGGACCGGTACGCGGTGGTCCTCGCGGACGACTGGCACCCCGACCGGGCCACCGAGTTCAACGGCGCCGTGTGGCCCTGCCTGGGCTCGGCGGTGTGGGCGCTGCGCACGACCGGCGGCTACCCGGAGGCCGTCCGCGCGGCGATCGACCTCGGCGGTGACACCGACACGGTCGCGGCGGTGACCGGCGGCCTCGCCGGCGCCCGCTACGGCTTCGCCGCGATCCCACCCCGCTGGACGGCCCCGCTGCACGTGCCCCTTCCCGGCTTCGACCACCGCCCCCTGCGCCTGCCGGACCTGATCGCCCTGGCCCGCCGCCTCGCGACGGCCTGACACCCACACACGTTCCGAGCCCGGCACCGCCCGCCATGACATCGCGCGCCGCGCCGGCCGGACCTGGGCGTCGTGCCCCCCGCCTCGCGACGGCCTGACATCCGCGCGCGTCGCGAGCCCGGCGCGGCCTCCTGTGACACGCCCCGCGCGCCCGGCCGCCGCCCCCGCGTCCGGTTGCGCCCCCGCCCGACGGATCGCCGGTCATCGGTCGGGTAGCTCACGCACGGCAGCCGCGCCCACTCCCCCGGGTCCGTCGGCATACAGCGCGTATGTCACAGCTCGCGCACCGCGCACGCACGGCGGCGTCGGCTCAGCCCGTCGGGCGGGCCGCCGCGAACGTGCGGAGTTCGCGGGCGATGTCGGGGCCGCTCGGGGTGTAGATGAGTTCGCTGAAGCCGGCCGCGGCGAAGCGGGAGAGTTGGCGGGCCACGCGGTCGGTGTCGCCGACCATCGTCTTGACGTCGATGTGTGCGAGGAGCGCGCGGTCGCGGTCGGTGAGGTGGGTGACGTGGCCCTCGTACGGCAGCAGGTGGCGTTCCTCGGCCGGCGCGAGTGCTTCGACCGTCTCCCGCCACGCCCGTCCGCCGGGAAGCGCGTCGACGGCGTCGGCGCCGCGCTGGGCGTACGCGTTGTGCCAGTCGACGACCCGCCACGGCCCGATGGCCTCGTGGACGCGGGCGGAGTCGGGTTCCTCCCCGGCGTCCAGGACCGTGCCGGACACGAGCATGGCGGACGGGAGTTCGGGGTGCGGGGGCCCGATGATGCCGTCGGCGACGCGCCCCGCGAGTTCGGCGCCGCGCGGGCCGAAGACGCTGAGCCACAGCGGGACGTCGACGGGTCGCGGCGCGGTCAGGCCGGGCGCGTGCAGCATCCGCACGGCTCGGCCGTCCGCGAACGCCGTTTCTCCGGCGAGGAGTCCGCGCAGCGCGGTCACGTAGTCGGCGAGCGCCTTGAGGGTCATCGGCGCCTGACCGACCGTCAGGCGTGCGGTGAAGCCGGTGCCGAAGCAGGCCCGGAAGCGGCCGTCGGATATGCGGGCGATGGTGGCGATGCCCGAGGCCATGGCCATCACGGACCGCTGGTCCGGGATCAGCACGGCGGTGGCGAGCCCGATCCGGCTCGTGCGCCGCGCGGCGAGCGCGAGGTGGACGAAGGGGTCCTCCCACAGAGGCGCCGAGTCGTAGATCCACACGCGGGCGTAGCCCAGTTCCTCGGCCAGCACGGCGAGGTCGGCGAAGTCCGGCCCCGGAGGGAGCCCGCAGGACAGTTCGGCGTCGGTCACGTCCACCCCTTTGGTGTTTGCCGTGTGTGCAGCCCTCATCATGTGCCCACGCGCGGGCGCGGGAAAATACCAACTGTCGATACGCACATACGCGATGTGTATGCGAGTTCCGTAGACCCGGGGGCATGCGGCACCTCGGGGCGGTTCAGACCGGGCCCGACGGCGACGCCGCGCCCACCGCCGGGGCGGTTTCCGGCATCGGCACGCCGGGGCGGTACAGCGTCGCGGACGGCCAACGCCCGTGCTCGACGGCGTGGTTGACGTGACGGATCAGCTCCCGGGCGACGAGTCGCACGGCCTGCGGGCTGCGGGTGCCGCGCGGCGTGGCCAGGACGACCGTGCGCCGGACGTCGGGGTCGCACAGCGGTGCCGCGCTGAGCACGCCGCGCGCGACGTCGTCGGCGACCGCGACGCCGGGCAGGACGGTCCAGCCGTGCCCGGCGAGCACGAGTTGGCGTTGTACGTGCGGGGAGTTGGTCTCGACGGCGATGGCCGGTCGTACGTCGGCCCGCGCGGCGGCCTCGTCGACGAGGGTGCGCAGGGCGTGTCCGGTCGACGGTAGGATGAGCGGCTGCCGCGCGGCGGTCGCGAGCGGTACGGACTGCGCGGGATTCAACTCCGCCGAGGCGGGGGCCACGGCCCACAGGTTCTCGCGGACCAGGCGGTGTACGTGGAGCGTCTGCGTGGTCCGCAGGTCGGAGAGCAGCGTCACGTCGATGCCGCCGTCGTCGAGCCCGCGTTGGAGGTGCTGCGAGGCGGCGGTGACGACGTGGAGCCGG is from Yinghuangia sp. ASG 101 and encodes:
- a CDS encoding LysR family transcriptional regulator gives rise to the protein MVTHGAAPAMSAAHGSRTGAEGGEHPVDLRQLRALVTVAEVGSVTRAAEVLRVMQPTVTRQIRILEQQFGATLFERTRQGMRPTEAGLIVVERARRALHQLERARAEIQPVPDAPRGGVTVGLLDSTGDLVAEPLVAAIARDHPGIRLHVVTAASQHLQRGLDDGGIDVTLLSDLRTTQTLHVHRLVRENLWAVAPASAELNPAQSVPLATAARQPLILPSTGHALRTLVDEAAARADVRPAIAVETNSPHVQRQLVLAGHGWTVLPGVAVADDVARGVLSAAPLCDPDVRRTVVLATPRGTRSPQAVRLVARELIRHVNHAVEHGRWPSATLYRPGVPMPETAPAVGAASPSGPV
- a CDS encoding ADP-ribosylglycohydrolase family protein, with amino-acid sequence MATWEQRAVGAVVGAAVGDALGGPFEFGPAGAFSARFPERAASRGADADEMCGGGGWDPGEATDDTQMAVLVGESLVERGELDASDIFDRFRRWARADPKDIGVQTETVLGSGLPWDAAAAEHFRTNMWAAGNGSLMRASTAAVRFARDGRHATMDAARRIAALTHGDPAAWEGTAVFHELVRVALHGADPLAALPEVLELVHPDHRDRYAVVLADDWHPDRATEFNGAVWPCLGSAVWALRTTGGYPEAVRAAIDLGGDTDTVAAVTGGLAGARYGFAAIPPRWTAPLHVPLPGFDHRPLRLPDLIALARRLATA
- a CDS encoding LLM class flavin-dependent oxidoreductase, translated to MTDAELSCGLPPGPDFADLAVLAEELGYARVWIYDSAPLWEDPFVHLALAARRTSRIGLATAVLIPDQRSVMAMASGIATIARISDGRFRACFGTGFTARLTVGQAPMTLKALADYVTALRGLLAGETAFADGRAVRMLHAPGLTAPRPVDVPLWLSVFGPRGAELAGRVADGIIGPPHPELPSAMLVSGTVLDAGEEPDSARVHEAIGPWRVVDWHNAYAQRGADAVDALPGGRAWRETVEALAPAEERHLLPYEGHVTHLTDRDRALLAHIDVKTMVGDTDRVARQLSRFAAAGFSELIYTPSGPDIARELRTFAAARPTG